The Polyangium mundeleinium genome contains the following window.
GGGAGAACGTGCACCGCCTGCGTGCCGAGCGAAAAGGAGAGGACGAGGTCGAGCGAGCCGTCGCCGTTCATGTCCCCGAGCGCGACCCGTGACGTTGACTGTGTATTCGGCACCTGCACCGGCGGGAGGAGGTGCCCCGTTCCGTCGTTTTGCGCGATCCAAACGCCGCCGCCTGCGAGCACGGCGTCGTCGTCGCCATCGCCGTCCACATCGCCGAGCTGGATCGATTTGGCAGAACCGCTCGCCACCACGACCTGGCGCGGGACAAACCCTTGGGGTCCGTTGGACACGAGCGCATTCAGGCCGTACAGCGTGTTGAGGACGACGTCCTCGTCGCCGTCCTGCTCCAGATCGAGCGTCACCATGGGTCCGGTCCATACGCCTTCGGGGACCCATTGATCCGCGCCGAGCGCGAACGTGCCCGTGCCATCATTCGTCAACACGCTGAGCCCCTGCGGATCGCCGGCCTGGACATCCGCCGAGAGGAAAATGTCCTTGTCGCCGTCGGCATCGGCGTCGATCACGAGGGCCGGGGACGCGTCCTTGCCGACGGGCACTTCCTGCAGGGCAAACGTGAACCCGCCCGTGTTCCGGGCGATCACGATCTCGTCCTGCAATCCATCCGTCGTGAGCGCATCGAGCAGGCCATCGCCGTCGATGTCGTCGAGCAGCACGTTCGCGCTGAACGATCCGGCGCCCGTCGGAATCGGGACGTCGATCGGTTCGGCAAACGTAAAATTCCCCTGGTTCTGGTAGAATCGCAGCGAGCTGGTCGTCGGCGCGAACGTGGCGAGATCCGGATCGAGATCCCCGTCGAGATCCCCGGCCACGATGACATACCCCTCCGGGTTCGTGGAGATCGTCTTCGGCGGCCCGAAGGTGCCGCCCATGTTCTCGAGCACGACGAGGCCGCCGAGGACGTCGAGCATCATGGCGAGATCCGGATCCCCGTCGCCGTCGAGATCGGCGAGCGTGAAGGCGCCGATCGGCGGATTGGGCGTCTGTGTCTTGGTGAAATGGCCCGCGCCGTCATTTGTCCAGACAACGAGCGCGCTCGCCATGTCCTGACCGAACGTCATCACGACGTCCGTGTCTCCATCGGCATCCACGTCCCCGATTGCCACCGCGCGGATCGGGGACCCCGAGAAGATCGGTCGCGCGCCGAAGCTCCCGTCGCCGAGGTTCCGGAACCACACGAGGTTCTCGCTGTTCCAGGCGACAAGATCGACCCGCCCATCACCGTCGAGATCCCCCTTGCCCACAATCGTCAAGCCCGAGGACCCCGGGAACGCGGAAAAGCTCGTATAGCAGCGCTCGTCGGGGTTCGTCACGCCATCGCGGCATCCATCCGACTTGCAATCGTTCCCGCAGCCGTCGTTATCGACCGTGTTGCCGTCGTCGCAAGCCTCGGTCGGATCCAGGACGCCGTCCCCGCAGACCTCCAGGGTGCAGTTCGACCGGCAGCCGTCGCCGCCGAGGGTATTGCCGTCGTCGCACGCCTCGCCGATCCCGGTTTGCAGGATACCGTCGCCGCACGTCTCGAGCACGCAGAGGGCGTTGCATCCGTCGTCATCCTCGTTGTTGCCGTCGTCGCATTGCTCCTGCCCGCTGTCGTTGGCGAAGCCGTCCCCGCAAAACTCGAGCTTGCAGGCGGAATTGCAGCCGTCGCCGCCGAAGAAATTGCCGTCGTCGCACTGCTCGTCGCCTTCGAGCTCGCCGTCGCCGCAGAACGGGAGCCCCTGGCACTGGCTGTCACAAACGGCCGTATCCGGCGGATCGCAGGTCTCGTACGGCGCCTCGATCACGCCGTTGCCGCATTTCGCGAGCGTGCAGTCGTTGGGACACCCGTCGAGGTTGATGCCGTTCCCGTCGTCGCAATCCTCCCCCGGATCGACCACGCCATTGCCGCAGCTCTCCAGGTCGCAGGTCGCGCTGCACCCGTCGCCGTTCGCCTTGTTGCCGTCATCGCAATGTTCGAGCGGATCCACGACGCCGTTGCCGCACGCCTCGCCGCCCTGCTCGGGCACGCAGTCGGCGCTGCATCCGTCGCCGTTCTCGGTGTTGCCGTCGTCGCAGATCTCGGCCTCGCTCAGCTCGCCGTCGCCACACGCGGGGGGCTTCGTGGGGCCTTCGTCTCCACAGGCAATCGCGAGCAGAAAAAGCGGGGTGATGAGCAACGTCCTTCGCATGAGGCCTCCCGGAAATGAGGGAAAGGAAGTCCGCGCGAACGACGATTCCACAAGCCAAAGGCTCCGTCACGGGAATCCCGCGCCGAGCACGAATCGTGCGCCGATTCGGAGCGCCCCCTCGGTTACCCCGCGCGCCGCTCCAGGATCGCGAGGCGCTCCCATTCAAAAATGCCCTCGTATTCGGTCGACCAGTACCGCGGGGCCCAGGCATCCGCGCCCTCGTCGCGGAAGACGTCGAGCCCCGCGTCCCGTCCGAGCGCGGCGAGTTCTGCAGGCGCAACGAATCCACGAACGGGCTCGCCAATCACCCGCGCGGCCACGCGCCCGCCCACGAGCAAGATCCGCTCGATCCGGGGCTCGCGCGGGGGCACGTACGTGAGCGCGAGCCGGCTGCCCGGCGCGCTCGCCGCGCCGACAGCGTGGAGCGTGCCCGCAATGGCCGCGCGCGTGAGATACACGGTGACGCCCTCCCATATCCAGAACGAGGGCTCGTCCGCGGAAAAACCCTCCCGCGCGAGGGAGGCGCCGAGGTCGTCACGCTCGAAATCGACGGGCACGAGCCGCACTTCGCGCGCCTTGGGCTCGATCCGCGCCGCCCGCAAGCGCGCCCGTTTGTCGCGCTGCGTGCTCGGGTGATCCACCTCGAAGACGGCCGCGTCTCCGAGCTCGTCCATCCGATAGGCGCGCCCGTCGAGGCCCGCGCC
Protein-coding sequences here:
- a CDS encoding FG-GAP-like repeat-containing protein, which codes for MRRTLLITPLFLLAIACGDEGPTKPPACGDGELSEAEICDDGNTENGDGCSADCVPEQGGEACGNGVVDPLEHCDDGNKANGDGCSATCDLESCGNGVVDPGEDCDDGNGINLDGCPNDCTLAKCGNGVIEAPYETCDPPDTAVCDSQCQGLPFCGDGELEGDEQCDDGNFFGGDGCNSACKLEFCGDGFANDSGQEQCDDGNNEDDDGCNALCVLETCGDGILQTGIGEACDDGNTLGGDGCRSNCTLEVCGDGVLDPTEACDDGNTVDNDGCGNDCKSDGCRDGVTNPDERCYTSFSAFPGSSGLTIVGKGDLDGDGRVDLVAWNSENLVWFRNLGDGSFGARPIFSGSPIRAVAIGDVDADGDTDVVMTFGQDMASALVVWTNDGAGHFTKTQTPNPPIGAFTLADLDGDGDPDLAMMLDVLGGLVVLENMGGTFGPPKTISTNPEGYVIVAGDLDGDLDPDLATFAPTTSSLRFYQNQGNFTFAEPIDVPIPTGAGSFSANVLLDDIDGDGLLDALTTDGLQDEIVIARNTGGFTFALQEVPVGKDASPALVIDADADGDKDIFLSADVQAGDPQGLSVLTNDGTGTFALGADQWVPEGVWTGPMVTLDLEQDGDEDVVLNTLYGLNALVSNGPQGFVPRQVVVASGSAKSIQLGDVDGDGDDDAVLAGGGVWIAQNDGTGHLLPPVQVPNTQSTSRVALGDMNGDGSLDLVLSFSLGTQAVHVLPNDGAGHFGAPVPVPGVLDATHELFVEDLDADGDADVLLVGSYDAQALLNDGMGGLSPKTKFTIALGFDVDSATLVDRTGDGLPELVLGISTRVDTFENEGNGAFTKLATTQCDFEVGALAAGDVDQDGQTDLVVAPSIFTDLADLRLFKGMPAGELAEPTLVPAGKQLRKVFLVDLNLDGRLDIASVASFDQKIPLHFQDAAGQFNAEVTFPYVWSGYSLAVGRLNGDTLPDLLVSSYASRYVGAILSSP
- a CDS encoding class I SAM-dependent methyltransferase, with product MHPRGGHAQGSRSWYQGFVHDGRPSLTSMAVATIRALYTDLPAPFAGAHDPIAGALVPRPLSLAARLAARAAVSDRATGLVHHALGLASLGMTYHVALRTRAIDDALRESLAAGVRQLVVLGAGLDGRAYRMDELGDAAVFEVDHPSTQRDKRARLRAARIEPKAREVRLVPVDFERDDLGASLAREGFSADEPSFWIWEGVTVYLTRAAIAGTLHAVGAASAPGSRLALTYVPPREPRIERILLVGGRVAARVIGEPVRGFVAPAELAALGRDAGLDVFRDEGADAWAPRYWSTEYEGIFEWERLAILERRAG